One segment of Phaeacidiphilus oryzae TH49 DNA contains the following:
- a CDS encoding universal stress protein, giving the protein MTETDIPPYIVVGVDGSGYSAEALRAAVAQARLTGSAVHAVMAWQPPGLFSSVPSALEDAAEAAAGVARPMRTFQQQAEEELAEAVRNALGGEAPDFVRATVVQGSPAQALLEAAEGAQLLAVGSRGYGGFRGLLLGSVSQHVAQYAHCSVLIVREPRPAD; this is encoded by the coding sequence GTGACCGAGACCGACATCCCCCCGTACATCGTCGTCGGCGTGGACGGCTCCGGGTACTCGGCGGAGGCGCTGCGCGCGGCCGTCGCGCAGGCGCGGCTGACCGGCTCGGCCGTCCACGCGGTGATGGCCTGGCAGCCGCCCGGGCTGTTCTCCTCGGTGCCGAGCGCGCTGGAGGACGCGGCGGAGGCCGCGGCCGGCGTCGCCCGCCCGATGCGGACCTTCCAGCAGCAGGCCGAGGAGGAGCTCGCCGAGGCGGTGCGCAACGCCCTCGGCGGGGAGGCGCCGGACTTCGTCCGCGCCACCGTGGTCCAGGGCTCCCCCGCGCAGGCGCTGCTGGAGGCGGCCGAAGGGGCGCAGCTGCTGGCGGTCGGCAGCCGCGGCTACGGAGGATTCCGCGGGCTCCTCCTCGGCTCGGTGAGCCAGCACGTGGCCCAGTACGCCCACTGCTCGGTGCTGATCGTCCGGGAGCCGCGCCCGGCGGACTGA
- a CDS encoding glutathione peroxidase has translation MTDDTNLYDIPLRTLDGAEAGLGDYRGKTLLLVNVASKCGLTPQYEGLQRLQETYGERGFTVLGFPCNQFGGQEPGSPEEIRTFCSTTYGVDFPLFEKIDVNGPDRHPLYARLTATADASGEAGDIQWNFEKFLIGPDGSVAGRFRPRTEPEAAEIVSAIEARLPAAD, from the coding sequence ATGACCGACGACACGAACCTCTACGACATCCCTCTGCGCACCCTGGACGGCGCCGAGGCCGGCCTCGGCGATTACCGCGGCAAGACGCTGCTGCTGGTCAACGTCGCCTCCAAGTGCGGACTCACCCCGCAGTACGAGGGGCTCCAGCGGCTCCAGGAGACCTACGGCGAGCGCGGTTTCACCGTCCTCGGCTTCCCCTGCAACCAGTTCGGCGGGCAGGAGCCGGGCTCCCCGGAGGAGATCCGGACGTTCTGCTCCACCACCTACGGGGTGGACTTCCCCCTCTTCGAGAAGATCGACGTCAACGGCCCCGACCGGCACCCGCTCTACGCCAGGCTGACGGCCACGGCGGACGCCTCGGGCGAGGCCGGGGACATCCAGTGGAACTTCGAGAAGTTCCTGATCGGCCCGGACGGCTCGGTCGCCGGCCGGTTCCGCCCGCGGACCGAGCCGGAGGCGGCGGAGATCGTCTCGGCGATCGAGGCCCGGCTGCCCGCGGCGGACTGA
- a CDS encoding YegP family protein yields the protein MPGKFEVYREGTDKTAEYRFRLKTTQGEVIAVSAPYDSREACERSIESVRKCAPYAKLVDSEVEPV from the coding sequence ATGCCAGGCAAGTTCGAGGTCTACCGCGAGGGCACCGACAAGACGGCCGAGTACCGCTTCCGGCTGAAGACCACGCAGGGAGAGGTCATCGCGGTGAGCGCGCCGTACGACTCCCGCGAGGCGTGCGAGCGCAGCATCGAGTCGGTCCGCAAGTGCGCCCCCTACGCCAAGCTGGTCGACTCCGAGGTCGAGCCGGTCTGA
- a CDS encoding CynX/NimT family MFS transporter, with product MTAGSRTAAPTAQTGAPRRGGTVWLGTGVILLALNLRPALVAVSPLAPTIKAASGMSSAELSLLTSLPLLCFGLLAPLAPRAGRRWGLERTLLGSMAFVLGGTALRLVAAEWALFGGSVLVGAGIAVANVLLPALIKRDFAGRTGLMTGLYSMSLFGGAALAAGVTVPVGTAAGLDWRTTLACWGFLAAVAIAVWAPRARAAGPVPRTGARAVRGLWSSPLAWAVTLYMGLQSLNYYAAAAWLPTVLESAGMDAGQAGWMLSLSSLLGITGSFLAPVVSGRRLGAGAIAVLGAVLCGAGFAGLLAAPVGGAYLWMVLLGLGQGAAISLALLFIVQRAPDARIASQLSSNAQGFGYVLAAFGPAVLGASHDATGSWTLPLVLLAAALLPQALCGALASRDRLVAERPRIRPQGE from the coding sequence GGCACAGGCGTGATCCTGCTGGCCCTGAACCTGCGGCCGGCGCTGGTCGCGGTCTCCCCGCTGGCGCCGACCATCAAGGCGGCCAGCGGGATGAGCTCCGCCGAACTCAGCCTGCTGACCTCGCTGCCGCTGCTCTGCTTCGGTCTGCTGGCGCCGCTGGCGCCCCGCGCGGGCCGCCGCTGGGGCCTGGAGCGGACACTGCTGGGCAGCATGGCGTTCGTGCTGGGCGGCACGGCGCTGCGCCTGGTGGCCGCGGAGTGGGCGCTGTTCGGCGGATCGGTCCTGGTGGGCGCCGGGATCGCGGTGGCCAACGTGCTGCTGCCCGCGCTGATCAAGCGGGACTTCGCGGGCCGGACCGGGCTGATGACCGGCCTCTACTCGATGTCGCTCTTCGGCGGTGCGGCGCTGGCGGCCGGGGTGACCGTACCGGTCGGCACCGCGGCCGGCCTGGACTGGCGTACCACGCTGGCCTGTTGGGGCTTCCTCGCGGCGGTGGCGATCGCGGTGTGGGCGCCGCGGGCGCGGGCGGCCGGGCCGGTGCCGCGGACCGGCGCGCGGGCCGTGCGGGGGCTCTGGTCCTCGCCGCTGGCCTGGGCGGTGACGCTGTACATGGGACTGCAGTCGCTCAACTACTACGCGGCGGCGGCCTGGCTGCCGACGGTCCTGGAGTCGGCGGGGATGGACGCGGGACAGGCCGGCTGGATGCTGTCGCTCTCCTCGCTGCTCGGCATCACCGGCTCGTTCCTGGCGCCGGTGGTCTCCGGGCGGCGGCTGGGGGCGGGCGCGATCGCGGTCCTCGGAGCGGTGCTGTGCGGGGCCGGGTTCGCGGGGCTGCTGGCGGCGCCGGTGGGCGGGGCGTACCTGTGGATGGTGCTGCTGGGGCTGGGGCAGGGGGCGGCGATCTCGCTGGCCCTGCTGTTCATCGTGCAGCGGGCGCCGGACGCCCGGATCGCTTCCCAACTCTCCAGCAACGCGCAGGGTTTCGGCTATGTGCTGGCCGCGTTCGGGCCGGCGGTGCTGGGCGCTTCGCACGATGCGACGGGTTCGTGGACGCTCCCGCTGGTCCTGCTGGCCGCCGCGCTGCTCCCCCAGGCGCTCTGCGGAGCGCTGGCCTCCCGGGACCGGCTCGTCGCCGAACGGCCCCGCATCCGCCCCCAGGGCGAGTAG